TACCACAACGTAAGATCAGAGACATATACAGTGGACATATCTTTGTCTCTGGTAAGATGATGGCAGCAACTCGAGAAATAAGGTCCGATCTTTGGAGGATTATAACTACCCAAaagattaattttaattaattaaatttcatgatTCCAGATATTTTATAggtttcaaaatgaaaatatacgaTTTCAGCTAAATACATGGTGTAGATTACATGCATTTCACATCACCTTTTAGTCCGCCCCGAGAGTTTGACTAGTCGCAGCTGCGATGATGTAGCTCTGATCATgagcacaggcgtctgcatctggttttggaaaaacaaaatgtagggataggttattatatttttattatcaaaccagaagcagacgcctgtgctcTGAaagacggacggaagatttctgacagatagTCCTGCCGGGGAACGGATCCGGAATaaaggcagggtatgattattcgttctagtaGTATATATCCCAGCGCTAGTGCATGGGGCCCCAAGAGTCTGCTTCGAAAGGATGCGACTCCGCTTTATGAGAATGGTTTCCTTCCGACCACGATaagttatttttgaaatttttcatagtaacatttttatacaatattCTTAGCTTTTCATAAATTTCATGTCCAGATCCCAAAATTTATCAAATGGTCATTTTCCACAGAATTCTGGGAAAGTACTACAATAATTTTAAGATGACATTCCTGTACACTTCCGATCACTGATAATGGCctaagatatataatatatatgaagaCTTTTTTTACCCCCAAATCCattaattttaaattgtttaaaaattagTTCATTAGATTCAATTACCCATTGTTTATTTAGCTTTCTACTTTTTACATCTTTGTACCTCTAGTTGCTATAATTTGGTAACTTGAAATATTTGGTCACCTTTAAATCAGATATACGATTGTTTTTCCCTGGTTACTTGAAGCATTATCTGAATggtagtacatacatgtacattgtatgtatacatttaaaatattgaagaaaaacaaacaatgttTTATCCAAATagattaaagtttattttagcTTTTGTATTTTTGATGACATGCTGCAGAGTAcagtatattaaatatatactgGAACTCTTTGGTCAGTGATAAAACTTTATATTGGGAGATAcgatacatacattgtattaccGTATTCAACCAAAGAAGCGCATAGGGCActtcaaaaattgaaataaataaggGGTTGCTTAACAGAACCaatttggactagcctttcataaaattattgaacAAAGTAAgacatacattattttgtaaaataaattgataaagaaaccaagttttcatttttctttttgaatttAATTCAAGGAAAGTAAACTTAAAGTCTTAAAAGGGGGAAgtggcacttattgggtcgaatacggtatatgtaGCTTAGTACTATGTTATTAGGAGAAAAATCCAactgtgataaaaaaaaaacttcacgATGTACAGTGATAGTACCTCTACATCAAACAATGTTGAAATACTGATCAACCTAAGAAAATATtcgaaattttaattttaagaacAAATCGATGTAAACCTGAAAAATAGTATACTTAACTGGCCTTGGGGCGAAAACTGAAGTTCTTCATTTTGAGTTCTGTGAAAATAAACACTAGTGTAAAAGAAAGTGTTTGGCAGTATTTTGTTTATTGGCATTTAATATGattaataatatcaaaataatttcaatataaagTCCATAAAATGCTAATTGAATATGTATACCCTTCAATAGATTTTAGGAGTTTATGTAACAATTAAAGATCATCAAGTTATAGCCCTTTCtatgttttattttggtttgcTTATTTGAATGTCCTAAAAACAGCAAGGGTTATTTAAAGACATCCCAGGTTTAGATGGTgcaggaaagccggagtatcttGAGAAAAAACATCGTTCAGCAACTGCCCCACGTGGGATTCAAACAGGtgatacagaggtggagggctggtAGCATGTTTTTCAATAGATGCATACATTTTTAATTCTATTATAAAGAATTAACAAGAGGAATCTAatcaatcattaaaaaaatgctatttgttcaaaatatattcaaacataGCTatgccgttttcgattatacggtttgactggttggaccagttgttcgtttattaattaaagatggacctggtgattttatattgttttcagaccagccttgacaaagccctcacaggcctgtatcaaaaactgcaggtccttcaggatttatacttgaaataatgactttaaccaaaggtcgaaccggttgttgaTTGTTctgaataaacgaaaacggccctacTATCTctcaatatcaaaacaaatgcaaagggacataactctgatTAAGTTACAGTATGTAAGATTCTAACATACCAACAGACATTTATTTAATACTTCCCTTGTGAGCTGGTAAAGGTTTGTTATTTACATACAACCTATCTATCACAACTTTCTCTGAAGAGGATACGAAAAATTATCATATCAATACGCTAGATATGTTTTTAAGAGAaacattctgaacaattttatcAAACCTTTTGTGTTATCAATTACAGTAGCTTTTAAATGAACTTTAttctataaatattatttccATTGTCAATTTTAAGCAATAAGtgttatatcaaattattttctctAATTGTTTTCTTTGCAAAACTGCATAACATGTAAAGCTGAAAAATACCACAAAGCCAACTAATTGCAATTAACAAAATATCTAAAAACATCTGTTTGTATAACTGCAGGCAGTAACATTACACGATATTAGAATATCAATTATAAATAAACTTTGAAAgattaacaaatattttcaaattaatccaCAAATCATTTTGGGGGAAGAGTACACATAGAGAACAGTGATACAACAGTGagttgtaatatatatatttttaaagattacAACTTAAAATTTGCAATCATTttaagatatacagtacaataaAATCATGGATATAATGTATTTGTCTGAACAAACCTGTCTCAAATTTTGACTTTAATATGGAATGGAATAGATTTCTGTCTTTCTATGAGAAcctaaaatgtcttttttagCAAGTAAAAGTTTTATCAAAATGCCACTATCCAAGTATGATTCAATAACACTACCATTATTCGGTTTGGTTTAAatgtcctatgaacagccagcGACACTATCGTTATGGAAAAATCATGATTTACTATATAAATTTGCATGAATAATATTCTATTCAACCCAAATAccataattcacaattttttctTTCTAGAAGTGATtcctttaaattaaatttcattagGAGTATTCATACTGGTATTCATATTGATTAAAAGACAAAGTCTAAGTGAACGGAGGGGTCTCTTAAAATTAATATAGAGATTTCAATTGGAAAACTTAAGCCCTGTGTGATGTTTACATTGTGCTGTTTGTGTACATTGTCTAAATCATTAAGATTCAGTAGTCGTGATTTCTCTAACAATTGTTTATGGTCTGAAAAACAGATTTTGTATGCTGTAAGACTATCAGTGTATCCCAGTAGTCTCCCTTTGATTTAACTCCCTTTGGTGATACTGAAGAATATAAAATCGGTTTGTATATGAAATACCCACCAACCAAACATCTTCAAAAACCAATAAATTTGGTATGCATTCAACAAATCTATCAAAGCACTGTTTAATAGCACAAAAACCTTGCATGCCCTTAATGGCGACTTTAAAGGGAAAGCACTCTCCACCCCAAGTGGGTCCAACTCACAATTTAACAGACTAATACACCGAGCATATACTAAATAATACAACAACGATAAGGCACAGAGATCGTAATATGATCTAGAAAAGAACATATTGGAGGAAGCATACAGTAATTATGAGTAgagcaaagaaaaaaataaatgatggagaatttttttttcattgtagATTTCCGCAAAACTATCTCAAAACAATCTTTGAGACATACTTTTTCAACTTTAAgtgaattaaatataaaattttgaatcTTGTTTACATCTTTATAAATTACTAAGGTCATTAAAAGATGACTTCCCCAGTAGGTTTATCTTGCATGCATGCAGTGAATgcttggtggtttttttttaagttttgtttgtaATCCATAACCAGCTACTTTAAAGAATTCAAAAGCAAATATGTAATCATATCAATGTAAATGCAAAATAATTTCCTTTACCAGGAAATCTACCCGGTATATCAGTAAGTTCTAAATCAAGCCTGTCTAAGTACAACATGAACAATATTTACACAATTACAATGAAGACAAGAACTCATTTACAACAAATTAATCAACCTCTACCTAGGAACTGAGCttaatgcaaaataaattgtcAATGTAAGGAAAATAataatgtattgttaagtaGTAGCAAAACTAGTCcatgttttaacatatatacatataaaatttataatgcatacaatgtaaatatgtaaacaaaagtCATCTGTGGAATGATAATAAAAACTTGATATGCAAAATTTGAATGTTGAGACATGAGGTAAACTTTTATTATAGATATGTACCGACTTAAATTTATGACTTTAGTGAGACATGGAATGTTATAGGctaacaaaatattacatatagtGATAAAAAATCTCAAGTAGAGGTCATGTTACAGCGGTCAGTCTGACTGACCGTGTTGACCACACATCTTAACAAGGTATTATATACCCGTTTTTTTAGCTAACTGAACACAATAGAAATTGGCAACaatcaaattcaaaattcaaaacaacttACTCTAAATTTCTCTCATTCACACAATCCATTCAGcatcattttttcatttatgcATTATGACTTTAAGTAGAATTTCTTTCCTTCCATTTTTTCTTTACCATTCAATTAACCTAAAGCACAATGAAATAAGGACTAAAATAATTCAGAAGACTACATCTTCCAAACATTTTCAGCACTAGTGAGCATGCCcatcaatcaattaaaaaaactgAAGAATATATACATCAGTTTGTACATTATTCTATTTATATTTGAGACAGTTAGTCATCAACTGAATTTTCAATTGCCATCAAGTCTTAATAAgttaatataaaaaaagaatCAATTTAAAGCAAGTAGCATCTTTTTCTTGTTAAGAACTCCTCCAATCATAGACAAGacaattaatttctttatttttgattCTTAATTTGTAACTTTTATATTCAATGCAGTTTCCTAATTATAACTCTCCTTGAAACATATCTTATGCATCGTCTATGGAAGAGGTCACCCTTTTTCTATGTTTACTAAGTGGAAATACTATGAAACATTTGAgatcatcattttaacaatgaGACAAAGGCACTCAATGTTTACTCTGTCAAGCTATTATGAGTGACATTAAACTCTATATTGCCATTTATTACACCCTAGCTATATAAACTTTCCAGACTCTCTATGTTGTTTGTATAAGCCTTCCAAATACTCATTTGCACACCCTAGTTATATAGAGGTTCctcaacaagtgactgttgtatatcatgtttatcaaactcgagttagttaattttcaaattctgaaaagacacaagctttagcgagtgtcttaaaaatttgaaaattaactaacgagagtttagataaacatgataaacaacagtcacacgttggggaacttatttatcccatgacttataccgtggtgaccattttctcgtcttcattcagggaaatTTACCACCAAGCAATGTGTAGTGATAACTTCCCGCAATAAAATATAGTGAATAAATAGAGAGgcaatattctattgtttaatactttgaataagcaactacctgttaaacagtaaatacaatgatatttaaaagaaaatgcactgtgaaaagtagcccgaagttgagagccaatcgaaatcaagagatcttggagttgaccaatcagaggcgccgtaggtgttcacacactggagtgtgtaaacataaacgataaccagctgctatggaatttatcacatggtttttccattgtgaaacatgcatagttatgggataaataagccTTCCAAATACTCATTTGTACACTCTAGTTATATAAGCCTTCCAAATACTCATTTGTACACCCTAGTTATATAAGCCTTCCAAATACTCATTGATACACCGTAACAATAAGCCTTCATATCTTCATTACTGTCATAACCTCTAGCGTACAACCGTGTTATAACCCCTCCAGATCCTCATTGCTGCCTGTACTTGACCGCCTCCTTCTGAAGAGCACTCGTTTAGGATCAGTAGACTTTTCTGGTGAGCTGTGTTTCCCAGATGAGGAATGAAGATTGTCACAGGACCTACATGATGACCCAGATAACAAAGATTCGGAACTCAGTGCTTTCTTTATCTGTGGCTCTTCCTCAGGGGAGTACTTGTCATCCTTTCTCCTAAAACATAAAACACCACAGTGTAAATGGTATAGTAAAACCTGGCTCAGTCTACATATAACTCtatatataaagaccatctgcttaCTAGGACCATTTACAGGGCTCTTGCTGGGCTGTTTTTGGGGCCAATTTATGGCCCCATTCCCAAtctaaaatacccatattttttcacaattccTCAAGCTGATTTTCACAATTGCCTTTGTGccaaaaaaatcaaaaggaaaggccaaaagaaagaaaagtaaaatattttacgAGATCGTCAAACTTCTAAAAAATACAAGTCCAAAAGTAAAACTGAAATGAATTGCttgaaataaaactgaaatgaattgcttgaaataaaactgaaatgaattgcttgaaataaaactgaaatgaaTTGCTTGAAATAAATGAGTTTtcagttgtttttgttttatttgacaagttctaattttaacaattttggtCAATACAGCAATGATTTTCACAAATCTGAAGGCCCCAGCCCCATTCACACAAAAGTGAGAGAGAGCCCTGATTCACCTTTACCTCTGTGTAAAGACTACCAGCTAAATAGGACCATCTATcttaaacctgtgtataaagaccatctttCTATAGTACCgaatgaccaatttcaacacaattcaacctgtgtataaagaccacatggttataaaaatcaattttcctCTGTCccttaggtggtctttatagacaggtttgactgtgttCGTATCTAGTGGTCATTTTATTTCAGTGCTGCTTCAAATAGAATTATTCAGTTCTCAATTATATAGTACAGAATATTATTTCATACAACAGATTAGACTGTACTTAccaaatacatttatatttctttttataacaGATGATGTGGTTCTGCAATTTCATAAACTTATACATGTACGCAATTTAAGCTTTCAATTTacactaaaataataaaaaatttacactgcaattttaatttttgtggtGATATATACAAGTTATACTTCCAACATCAACTAGTTAGGGATTAATATTTAAGAACTAGATTTTAAGAAAAGTCTTTGGGTTGTTTAACTGCCTTAATTATTAATCTGTACATACTTTGGAAGATCTTTTGGTGTGATACCGAGGACACGGTACAATTCTGTGGTGGACGGAGTTTTGGGTTTACTAGAAGGTGCTGGTGAGAACATTGGAGTGGACGGTAGGAGTCTGGTCCCTTCACCTGTTTACAGAGAGAGCAGAATATTGATGTACAGAGACATCAAATTGATAAAGTGATAGATGGaaacataaaattgataaagAGAAAGATGGAAATTGATATACAGAGACATAAAATTGACAAAGAGAGAGCAGAAAATTGatacatggaaacataaaattgataaaaagatCAGAAAATTGATATACAGAGACATAAAACTGATAAAGAGGGAGCAGAAAATTGATATACAGAGACATCAAATTGATATACAGAGACATCAAATTGACAAAGAGAGAGCAGAAAATTGatacatggaaacataaaattgataaaaagatcagaaaattgatataaagacataaaattaataaagaGGGAGCAGAAAATTGATATACAGAGATGTAAAATTGATAAAGTGAGATCAGGCAGAAAATTAATATACAGATAATTACCTTACAAAATGTCACTTGAAGTGAATGCACAAATCTTTGAAGGAATTGTCTCTTCTTTTTAATGATGGGGTAACTTACCTTTATGGGACTTTCGTTTGGAGGGAGTGCCTTTTACAAATGGTGAGATCTGTAGAAATTGGTTGATAATGGATGTTCTCTCATCATCCAGAAATTTTCTCTATAAGTAAATATGTAtgattaaattatattaatctatgaaattatttgatttcaattcaatttacaATGCATTAagaatttcaaatataaaatattaaattaagaTCTCTGCTTTGAAAGGATTATGCTTTTCATTAAAGGTATTAAAAGATATGTCATTTACAAAACTGTTTTTATCTTTTGTATATAATCTGTTTTGACTACAGATATCTCTGCCACATAAGGAATCCGTTTGACTATACATATATCTCTGCCATTTATAGAATCTGGTTTGACTATAGATATCTCTGCCGTATATagattctgttttgacaatagATATCTCTGCCCTATATAGAATCTGGTTGGACTATACAGATATCTCTGCATTATATAGAATCTGTTTTGACTACAGATATCTCTGCTGTATATAGATTCTGTTTTGACTACAGATATCTCTGCTGTATATAGAATCTGGTTGGACTATACAGATATCTCTGCATTATACAGAATCTGTTTTAACTACAGATATCTCTATGGTATATAGATTCtgttgtgtctacagatatCTCTGCCGTATATAGAATCTGGTTGGACTATACATATATCTCTGCCAAAAATAGAATCAGGTTTGACTACAGATATCTCTGCGGTATATGGAATCTGGTTGGACTATACAGATATCTCTGCCATATAAAGAatcctgtttttttttgtgaCTGACCTCCCTGCCGAGTCGTATTGCTGCCTCTGTGTACTGTTTCCTTTCCTCCTCAAAGTTAGCTTTCTCCTGATAAAACAGACGTCGCTGCTCAGACAAGCTCTCCTGTTCCTGGAGGAGACGCTCCTGTAAGATGGCCGACTCGTCGATGTAAGAAGTCTCTGTTGCTGCCTTGGTTTGGGTAAGTACAGAATGCTGTAGAAATTACATATAGCATGGTATTACTTATTATtctaattcaaaatttaaacattttccaTAAAAGTTTGTTTTGCAGTCGCGTagtagcatttttttttttttttttttgcacacAAGGTAAAcagataatgaaaataatttataatttgtttataattatatacaatctTCATGTATTTCAGAATGTAAGAAACAATAGGCCAAATGAGTTTATTAATTTCggtgaaaaacaaaatattatgtaCTAATTATCAATTGCCAATTTACCATACAAATGATATGTAAAAGTCTGTTGCTTTTTTCTTACCAGATTAGagataaatatgtttgtttacttATACACAAGACATATAAAGTGTACATGGTGACTctggtttttatttttagttctATAAGCTCATCTTACTTTCTGTTTACCTATAGCTAACACTAACCTGTATGTCATCTTACTTTCTGTTTACCTATAGCTAACACTAACCTGTATGAATTCCTTCTGCTGCTGTATGATTTCCCGATAATGTTGGACTTGTTTCTGTAGTTTCTCGACCTCTGCATTCGGTACTCTCTGTGCCGACGGAATGTGTCGAGGAGGACTAGATTTGGTCTTCTCTGTCTGACCTGTTGGACAACACATTCATATAGTgtaatattaatttaattagCTGCCATGCTTATCTACTGTAAAGGTCTTTGGATCTTTTGATAAAGACTGATTAATAAAATAAGTTCTGATAtgtaacaataaaatgaaataaagtcaATAATGTTGTATATAGGTATTTATTGCTGATAATACCTGGTTATAACttagatatacattgtatccttttataaatgcttttaaaacatatctttattttttatgactttatttattttgtaggtGCCTCACTTGATTGTAATCAGATTAAACAATGCATCTCTATACTGTatagttgaatatgtaaaaaGAGAGTAGAAAAAATATTGGCCTTACTGGCACTCGAAACCACGACCCTACCAACCATAGCTGGATGCTCTACCATAAATTGGGATATTGTGGATATGGTCATTTTAAGATTTGTTGGCATTGGCACAAAAATGCCGAAAAATTCAGGCTACCAAAATTTGACTGCATatctatttgtttgtatataagGATCCATACCTCTACTAAAATTTAACGACCCTATTTTCATACAAAAGCAGCAAAAATTCCCGATTTACGGTACTATTATTGAGCTACTTAGTCAAAATGGATTGACCCTTCCCAATCCCACCACATGTGATAATAGTCATCCTTCATTTACAGATATATTAAGACAATGCTCACATCACTGACTGTCTTTGCTCTATACTTACGTGGAGGTAAACTGCTTTTATCAATGGATTTCTTGAGTAGTTTGAACATCTCCTTAAACGAATGTCGTAGATTATCCTTCATCAAGTCGTAAGGCATTTGGAAATAACCTTGAGGAAAACATCAAATATTGAAATCACTTCAAATCTATTATAAATTTTACTGACTCTATACAATGTGTACATAAAAAATTCTATAGTATACATTGTCAAATgatctaaaaaaatcttttatcatCTTACCTGTCTTTTTATTGCTTCTTTTTATTAGATTATCAAAAGATGAGtgggtttgggttttattagtttaacattcTAACAGCCAGCGTAAAGTAAggatgtaaggatgtgccagtttgttggtggaggaaagccggagtatccagagaaaaaccaccaaccagtggtcagtacctggcaactgcctcacatgggattagaacttgcgacccagacgaggtggagggtttgtggtaatatgtcgagactaCTAAGCCACCATATTGCCCTTAAAAAGATGAGtgaaaataaagtaaaactTACCATCTGAAAGGTCCTTCATAGTTATAGAGAATACACCATCGTCTTCCTCTTCACTGTTTACGGACAACTCTCCGTCGTCCTGTAATGTAGAATATATTATTCAATCACAGTATGTTACGATGGTAATCTGATATTGAAGATGGCTATATGGTACTATCATGCAAGTGTGGATATTTTAATTCTAATTACcgtaaaccaactttttttcGTGACCATGAATTTCACAATCAAGGGAAAGTTTTACTTTATCTTCGCGGATTGATATCTTCAACAATTCTTGTTCAATTAAATTCCAAGGTATttctattcaattttaaatatgcgaaagaaagttgttttacagtaccaGGTAAATATCTGTTGTGAGCATC
This portion of the Argopecten irradians isolate NY chromosome 6, Ai_NY, whole genome shotgun sequence genome encodes:
- the LOC138324990 gene encoding afadin- and alpha-actinin-binding protein B-like, with amino-acid sequence MADWSVLRNAGRDYLTLYGSRDVTASLSAMTATTNCTMQSSSSTFSYLDKSDENTFCCSDNVDDSVTFLNQELTALGFQTIDHGDGTTEVSLVNRLYEIFRLYQKARRIREELENRLRRMSSETEHYQSSNHRLKNEKIQLERDVAKEQEKCRQVAIKQKALAEKFKSEKDEVKRLQCVIKDRDAQYKHELKKKEREINKMKEKLHHLISDKNPSRRMGLDIANSLQRADGKRSQWKTGSHDKQEEMYQLVIHNYEDKQRELMIENTDLRDCLVYMQRELGTMINHSSDAQTSHMDPQDDGELSVNSEEEDDGVFSITMKDLSDGYFQMPYDLMKDNLRHSFKEMFKLLKKSIDKSSLPPRQTEKTKSSPPRHIPSAQRVPNAEVEKLQKQVQHYREIIQQQKEFIQHSVLTQTKAATETSYIDESAILQERLLQEQESLSEQRRLFYQEKANFEEERKQYTEAAIRLGRERKFLDDERTSIINQFLQISPFVKGTPSKRKSHKGEGTRLLPSTPMFSPAPSSKPKTPSTTELYRVLGITPKDLPKRKDDKYSPEEEPQIKKALSSESLLSGSSCRSCDNLHSSSGKHSSPEKSTDPKRVLFRRRRSSTGSNEDLEGL